A region from the Leopardus geoffroyi isolate Oge1 chromosome C2, O.geoffroyi_Oge1_pat1.0, whole genome shotgun sequence genome encodes:
- the LOC123575783 gene encoding caspase-14-like isoform X7: MATSLGSGWRWGSDGRQAPPKITPTVEELQSRVQETLDLLSPRELSHFRVLLKTVDEGPRVSPLRLELEGGSKAGLARLLAQHYYLPAVSRVLIKVLQQLRRADLLPRWQSAEDDDRREIPRKVLKRSYDCVDGELDCYDLSGKRKAFLMCVEKNRPGAHRDVMLMTEWLGQCQFEHTSCIDPNKMELLGKISSFRDGLNEIKDDVGCCLVTLMSHGEKGFIKMKDGERVSLEDIFEMFNNKNCPALQEKPKIFIIQACRGEKRDNGVETDDEPMESDDVSEKRRLPTFSDYFIIYPTQADHVALRHPRTGSVMIEAMAEVFKQHGNKWHIADFFTKVNNRVVHTEFHLHEEPIKVSLVMESTLTKSVYF, translated from the exons ATGGCGACGAGCCTTGGGAGCGGCTGGCGCTGGGGGTCCGACGGCCGCCAGGCGCCCCCGAAGATCACGCCGACCGTGGAGGAGCTGCAGAGCCGCGTGCAAGAGACGCTGGACCTGCTGTCCCCGCGGGAGCTGAGCCACTTCCGCGTCCTCCTCAAGACCGTGGACGAGGGGCCGCGCGTGAGCCCCCTGCGGCTGGAGCTGGAGGGCGGCAGCAAGGCGGGGCTGGCCCGTCTCCTGGCCCAGCACTACTACCTGCCCGCCGTGTCGCGCGTTCTCATCAAGGTGCTGCAGCAGCTGCGCCGCGCCGACCTGCTGCCGCGCTGGCAGAGCGCGGAAGACGACGACCGCCGGG AGATTCCAAGAAAGGTTCTAAAGAGAAGCTATGACTGTGTGGATGGCGAACTG GACTGTTATGACCTGAGTGGCAAGCGGAAGGCTTTCCTCATGTGTGTGGAGAAGAACAGACCCGGGGCTCACCGGGACGTCATGCTAATGACCGAATGGCTTGGCCAATGCCAGTTTGAGCATACTTCGTGCATCGATCcaaacaaaatg GAGTTACTTGGGAAAATATCATCATTCCGGGATGGACTCAATGAAATTAAGGATGATGTTGGCTGTTGCCTTGTTACTCTTATGTCCCATGGGGAGAAAGGCTTTATTAAGATGAAAGATGGTGAGAGAGTCAGCCTGGAggacatttttgaaatgtttaataataaaaattgtccGGCACTTCAAGAGAAACCAAAGATCTTTATAATCCAGGCCTGCAGAGGAG agaaaagagataATGGTGTTGAGACAGACGATGAACCCATGGAGTCTGATGACGTATCTGAGAAGAGGAGGCTGCCCACGTTCAGTGATTACTTCATCATCTATCCAACCCAGGCAG ATCACGTTGCTTTACGGCACCCTCGCACGGGCTCGGTGATGATTGAAGCGATGGCTGAGGTCTTTAAACAGCATGGAAATAAGTGGCACATCGCTGACTTTTTCACCAAA GTGAATAACAGAGTGGTACACACGGAGTTTCATCTCCACGAGGAACCCATAAAAGTGTCACTTGTCATGGAATCGACTTTAACTAAATCTGTGTACTTTTGA
- the LOC123575783 gene encoding caspase-14-like isoform X4, giving the protein MATSLGSGWRWGSDGRQAPPKITPTVEELQSRVQETLDLLSPRELSHFRVLLKTVDEGPRVSPLRLELEGGSKAGLARLLAQHYYLPAVSRVLIKVLQQLRRADLLPRWQSAEDDDRREIPRKVLKRSYDCVDGELDCYDLSGKRKAFLMCVEKNRPGAHRDVMLMTEWLGQCQFEHTSCIDPNKMELLGKISSFRDGLNEIKDDVGCCLVTLMSHGEKGFIKMKDGERVSLEDIFEMFNNKNCPALQEKPKIFIIQACRGEKRDNGVETDDEPMESDDVSEKRRLPTFSDYFIIYPTQADEAAVNTRVYIFGRMFLFSLGKYEEVEWLVHIVDHVALRHPRTGSVMIEAMAEVFKQHGNKWHIADFFTKVNNRVVHTEFHLHEEPIKVSLVMESTLTKSVYF; this is encoded by the exons ATGGCGACGAGCCTTGGGAGCGGCTGGCGCTGGGGGTCCGACGGCCGCCAGGCGCCCCCGAAGATCACGCCGACCGTGGAGGAGCTGCAGAGCCGCGTGCAAGAGACGCTGGACCTGCTGTCCCCGCGGGAGCTGAGCCACTTCCGCGTCCTCCTCAAGACCGTGGACGAGGGGCCGCGCGTGAGCCCCCTGCGGCTGGAGCTGGAGGGCGGCAGCAAGGCGGGGCTGGCCCGTCTCCTGGCCCAGCACTACTACCTGCCCGCCGTGTCGCGCGTTCTCATCAAGGTGCTGCAGCAGCTGCGCCGCGCCGACCTGCTGCCGCGCTGGCAGAGCGCGGAAGACGACGACCGCCGGG AGATTCCAAGAAAGGTTCTAAAGAGAAGCTATGACTGTGTGGATGGCGAACTG GACTGTTATGACCTGAGTGGCAAGCGGAAGGCTTTCCTCATGTGTGTGGAGAAGAACAGACCCGGGGCTCACCGGGACGTCATGCTAATGACCGAATGGCTTGGCCAATGCCAGTTTGAGCATACTTCGTGCATCGATCcaaacaaaatg GAGTTACTTGGGAAAATATCATCATTCCGGGATGGACTCAATGAAATTAAGGATGATGTTGGCTGTTGCCTTGTTACTCTTATGTCCCATGGGGAGAAAGGCTTTATTAAGATGAAAGATGGTGAGAGAGTCAGCCTGGAggacatttttgaaatgtttaataataaaaattgtccGGCACTTCAAGAGAAACCAAAGATCTTTATAATCCAGGCCTGCAGAGGAG agaaaagagataATGGTGTTGAGACAGACGATGAACCCATGGAGTCTGATGACGTATCTGAGAAGAGGAGGCTGCCCACGTTCAGTGATTACTTCATCATCTATCCAACCCAGGCAG ATGAAGCCGCCGTGAACACACGTGTGTACATCTTTGGGCGTATGTTTTTGTTCTCCTTGGGTAAATACGAAGAAGTGGAATGGTTGGTTCACATAGTAG ATCACGTTGCTTTACGGCACCCTCGCACGGGCTCGGTGATGATTGAAGCGATGGCTGAGGTCTTTAAACAGCATGGAAATAAGTGGCACATCGCTGACTTTTTCACCAAA GTGAATAACAGAGTGGTACACACGGAGTTTCATCTCCACGAGGAACCCATAAAAGTGTCACTTGTCATGGAATCGACTTTAACTAAATCTGTGTACTTTTGA
- the LOC123575783 gene encoding uncharacterized protein LOC123575783 isoform X5 yields MCVEKNRPGAHRDVMLMTEWLGQCQFEHTSCIDPNKMELLGKISSFRDGLNEIKDDVGCCLVTLMSHGEKGFIKMKDGERVSLEDIFEMFNNKNCPALQEKPKIFIIQACRGEKRDNGVETDDEPMESDDVSEKRRLPTFSDYFIIYPTQADEAAVNTRVYIFGRMFLFSLGKYEEVEWLVHIVDHVALRHPRTGSVMIEAMAEVFKQHGNKWHIADFFTKIRIQLSFPTPLRDLLGFTSPVTDGGESVAELAPQPGQSAPRVHALITITYELVHTCPRYGNYFCFFQIERFNFNNLHMMLSSPSNSFSPHLRSEFGGGGTWKGGTTDNFDAHSNQMPEYFLSLNFSEKTVSCQLLSNVIIKTDLASCKWKSIVAKAS; encoded by the exons ATGTGTGTGGAGAAGAACAGACCCGGGGCTCACCGGGACGTCATGCTAATGACCGAATGGCTTGGCCAATGCCAGTTTGAGCATACTTCGTGCATCGATCcaaacaaaatg GAGTTACTTGGGAAAATATCATCATTCCGGGATGGACTCAATGAAATTAAGGATGATGTTGGCTGTTGCCTTGTTACTCTTATGTCCCATGGGGAGAAAGGCTTTATTAAGATGAAAGATGGTGAGAGAGTCAGCCTGGAggacatttttgaaatgtttaataataaaaattgtccGGCACTTCAAGAGAAACCAAAGATCTTTATAATCCAGGCCTGCAGAGGAG agaaaagagataATGGTGTTGAGACAGACGATGAACCCATGGAGTCTGATGACGTATCTGAGAAGAGGAGGCTGCCCACGTTCAGTGATTACTTCATCATCTATCCAACCCAGGCAG ATGAAGCCGCCGTGAACACACGTGTGTACATCTTTGGGCGTATGTTTTTGTTCTCCTTGGGTAAATACGAAGAAGTGGAATGGTTGGTTCACATAGTAG ATCACGTTGCTTTACGGCACCCTCGCACGGGCTCGGTGATGATTGAAGCGATGGCTGAGGTCTTTAAACAGCATGGAAATAAGTGGCACATCGCTGACTTTTTCACCAAA ATTCGAATCCAGTTAAGCTTTCCAACACCCCTCAGGGACCTCCTGGGATTCACATCCCCTGTGACAGATGGGGGCGAGTCGGTGGCCGAGCTGGCACCCCAGCCTGGGCAGAGTGCTCCTAGAGTTCATGCCCTAATCACAATTACATATGAATTAGTCCACACCTGCCCAAGGTATGGtaactatttttgtttctttcaaatagaaagatttaattttaataatttacatatgaTGCTTAGCAGCCCTTCAAACTCCTTCTCACCTCATTTGAGGTCAGAGTTTGGTGGGGGTGGGACGTGGAAGGGAGGGACCACAGACAATTTTGACGCTCATTCCAACCAAATGCCCGAGTATTTTCTATCGCTCAATTTCTCTGAGAAAACAGTTTCTTGTCAGCTTCTCAGCAATGTTATAATAAAGACAGATTTGGCCAGCTGTAAATGGAAATCCATCGTAGCTAAGGCTAGCTGA
- the LOC123575783 gene encoding uncharacterized protein LOC123575783 isoform X2, producing the protein MATSLGSGWRWGSDGRQAPPKITPTVEELQSRVQETLDLLSPRELSHFRVLLKTVDEGPRVSPLRLELEGGSKAGLARLLAQHYYLPAVSRVLIKVLQQLRRADLLPRWQSAEDDDRREIPRKVLKRSYDCVDGELDCYDLSGKRKAFLMCVEKNRPGAHRDVMLMTEWLGQCQFEHTSCIDPNKMELLGKISSFRDGLNEIKDDVGCCLVTLMSHGEKGFIKMKDGERVSLEDIFEMFNNKNCPALQEKPKIFIIQACRGEKRDNGVETDDEPMESDDVSEKRRLPTFSDYFIIYPTQADHVALRHPRTGSVMIEAMAEVFKQHGNKWHIADFFTKIRIQLSFPTPLRDLLGFTSPVTDGGESVAELAPQPGQSAPRVHALITITYELVHTCPRYGNYFCFFQIERFNFNNLHMMLSSPSNSFSPHLRSEFGGGGTWKGGTTDNFDAHSNQMPEYFLSLNFSEKTVSCQLLSNVIIKTDLASCKWKSIVAKAS; encoded by the exons ATGGCGACGAGCCTTGGGAGCGGCTGGCGCTGGGGGTCCGACGGCCGCCAGGCGCCCCCGAAGATCACGCCGACCGTGGAGGAGCTGCAGAGCCGCGTGCAAGAGACGCTGGACCTGCTGTCCCCGCGGGAGCTGAGCCACTTCCGCGTCCTCCTCAAGACCGTGGACGAGGGGCCGCGCGTGAGCCCCCTGCGGCTGGAGCTGGAGGGCGGCAGCAAGGCGGGGCTGGCCCGTCTCCTGGCCCAGCACTACTACCTGCCCGCCGTGTCGCGCGTTCTCATCAAGGTGCTGCAGCAGCTGCGCCGCGCCGACCTGCTGCCGCGCTGGCAGAGCGCGGAAGACGACGACCGCCGGG AGATTCCAAGAAAGGTTCTAAAGAGAAGCTATGACTGTGTGGATGGCGAACTG GACTGTTATGACCTGAGTGGCAAGCGGAAGGCTTTCCTCATGTGTGTGGAGAAGAACAGACCCGGGGCTCACCGGGACGTCATGCTAATGACCGAATGGCTTGGCCAATGCCAGTTTGAGCATACTTCGTGCATCGATCcaaacaaaatg GAGTTACTTGGGAAAATATCATCATTCCGGGATGGACTCAATGAAATTAAGGATGATGTTGGCTGTTGCCTTGTTACTCTTATGTCCCATGGGGAGAAAGGCTTTATTAAGATGAAAGATGGTGAGAGAGTCAGCCTGGAggacatttttgaaatgtttaataataaaaattgtccGGCACTTCAAGAGAAACCAAAGATCTTTATAATCCAGGCCTGCAGAGGAG agaaaagagataATGGTGTTGAGACAGACGATGAACCCATGGAGTCTGATGACGTATCTGAGAAGAGGAGGCTGCCCACGTTCAGTGATTACTTCATCATCTATCCAACCCAGGCAG ATCACGTTGCTTTACGGCACCCTCGCACGGGCTCGGTGATGATTGAAGCGATGGCTGAGGTCTTTAAACAGCATGGAAATAAGTGGCACATCGCTGACTTTTTCACCAAA ATTCGAATCCAGTTAAGCTTTCCAACACCCCTCAGGGACCTCCTGGGATTCACATCCCCTGTGACAGATGGGGGCGAGTCGGTGGCCGAGCTGGCACCCCAGCCTGGGCAGAGTGCTCCTAGAGTTCATGCCCTAATCACAATTACATATGAATTAGTCCACACCTGCCCAAGGTATGGtaactatttttgtttctttcaaatagaaagatttaattttaataatttacatatgaTGCTTAGCAGCCCTTCAAACTCCTTCTCACCTCATTTGAGGTCAGAGTTTGGTGGGGGTGGGACGTGGAAGGGAGGGACCACAGACAATTTTGACGCTCATTCCAACCAAATGCCCGAGTATTTTCTATCGCTCAATTTCTCTGAGAAAACAGTTTCTTGTCAGCTTCTCAGCAATGTTATAATAAAGACAGATTTGGCCAGCTGTAAATGGAAATCCATCGTAGCTAAGGCTAGCTGA
- the LOC123575783 gene encoding uncharacterized protein LOC123575783 isoform X3 has protein sequence MATSLGSGWRWGSDGRQAPPKITPTVEELQSRVQETLDLLSPRELSHFRVLLKTVDEGPRVSPLRLELEGGSKAGLARLLAQHYYLPAVSRVLIKVLQQLRRADLLPRWQSAEDDDRREIPRKVLKRSYDCVDGELDCYDLSGKRKAFLMCVEKNRPGAHRDVMLMTEWLGQCQFEHTSCIDPNKMELLGKISSFRDGLNEIKDDVGCCLVTLMSHGEKGFIKMKDGERVSLEDIFEMFNNKNCPALQEKPKIFIIQACRGDHVALRHPRTGSVMIEAMAEVFKQHGNKWHIADFFTKIRIQLSFPTPLRDLLGFTSPVTDGGESVAELAPQPGQSAPRVHALITITYELVHTCPRYGNYFCFFQIERFNFNNLHMMLSSPSNSFSPHLRSEFGGGGTWKGGTTDNFDAHSNQMPEYFLSLNFSEKTVSCQLLSNVIIKTDLASCKWKSIVAKAS, from the exons ATGGCGACGAGCCTTGGGAGCGGCTGGCGCTGGGGGTCCGACGGCCGCCAGGCGCCCCCGAAGATCACGCCGACCGTGGAGGAGCTGCAGAGCCGCGTGCAAGAGACGCTGGACCTGCTGTCCCCGCGGGAGCTGAGCCACTTCCGCGTCCTCCTCAAGACCGTGGACGAGGGGCCGCGCGTGAGCCCCCTGCGGCTGGAGCTGGAGGGCGGCAGCAAGGCGGGGCTGGCCCGTCTCCTGGCCCAGCACTACTACCTGCCCGCCGTGTCGCGCGTTCTCATCAAGGTGCTGCAGCAGCTGCGCCGCGCCGACCTGCTGCCGCGCTGGCAGAGCGCGGAAGACGACGACCGCCGGG AGATTCCAAGAAAGGTTCTAAAGAGAAGCTATGACTGTGTGGATGGCGAACTG GACTGTTATGACCTGAGTGGCAAGCGGAAGGCTTTCCTCATGTGTGTGGAGAAGAACAGACCCGGGGCTCACCGGGACGTCATGCTAATGACCGAATGGCTTGGCCAATGCCAGTTTGAGCATACTTCGTGCATCGATCcaaacaaaatg GAGTTACTTGGGAAAATATCATCATTCCGGGATGGACTCAATGAAATTAAGGATGATGTTGGCTGTTGCCTTGTTACTCTTATGTCCCATGGGGAGAAAGGCTTTATTAAGATGAAAGATGGTGAGAGAGTCAGCCTGGAggacatttttgaaatgtttaataataaaaattgtccGGCACTTCAAGAGAAACCAAAGATCTTTATAATCCAGGCCTGCAGAGGAG ATCACGTTGCTTTACGGCACCCTCGCACGGGCTCGGTGATGATTGAAGCGATGGCTGAGGTCTTTAAACAGCATGGAAATAAGTGGCACATCGCTGACTTTTTCACCAAA ATTCGAATCCAGTTAAGCTTTCCAACACCCCTCAGGGACCTCCTGGGATTCACATCCCCTGTGACAGATGGGGGCGAGTCGGTGGCCGAGCTGGCACCCCAGCCTGGGCAGAGTGCTCCTAGAGTTCATGCCCTAATCACAATTACATATGAATTAGTCCACACCTGCCCAAGGTATGGtaactatttttgtttctttcaaatagaaagatttaattttaataatttacatatgaTGCTTAGCAGCCCTTCAAACTCCTTCTCACCTCATTTGAGGTCAGAGTTTGGTGGGGGTGGGACGTGGAAGGGAGGGACCACAGACAATTTTGACGCTCATTCCAACCAAATGCCCGAGTATTTTCTATCGCTCAATTTCTCTGAGAAAACAGTTTCTTGTCAGCTTCTCAGCAATGTTATAATAAAGACAGATTTGGCCAGCTGTAAATGGAAATCCATCGTAGCTAAGGCTAGCTGA
- the LOC123575783 gene encoding uncharacterized protein LOC123575783 isoform X1, producing the protein MATSLGSGWRWGSDGRQAPPKITPTVEELQSRVQETLDLLSPRELSHFRVLLKTVDEGPRVSPLRLELEGGSKAGLARLLAQHYYLPAVSRVLIKVLQQLRRADLLPRWQSAEDDDRREIPRKVLKRSYDCVDGELDCYDLSGKRKAFLMCVEKNRPGAHRDVMLMTEWLGQCQFEHTSCIDPNKMELLGKISSFRDGLNEIKDDVGCCLVTLMSHGEKGFIKMKDGERVSLEDIFEMFNNKNCPALQEKPKIFIIQACRGEKRDNGVETDDEPMESDDVSEKRRLPTFSDYFIIYPTQADEAAVNTRVYIFGRMFLFSLGKYEEVEWLVHIVDHVALRHPRTGSVMIEAMAEVFKQHGNKWHIADFFTKIRIQLSFPTPLRDLLGFTSPVTDGGESVAELAPQPGQSAPRVHALITITYELVHTCPRYGNYFCFFQIERFNFNNLHMMLSSPSNSFSPHLRSEFGGGGTWKGGTTDNFDAHSNQMPEYFLSLNFSEKTVSCQLLSNVIIKTDLASCKWKSIVAKAS; encoded by the exons ATGGCGACGAGCCTTGGGAGCGGCTGGCGCTGGGGGTCCGACGGCCGCCAGGCGCCCCCGAAGATCACGCCGACCGTGGAGGAGCTGCAGAGCCGCGTGCAAGAGACGCTGGACCTGCTGTCCCCGCGGGAGCTGAGCCACTTCCGCGTCCTCCTCAAGACCGTGGACGAGGGGCCGCGCGTGAGCCCCCTGCGGCTGGAGCTGGAGGGCGGCAGCAAGGCGGGGCTGGCCCGTCTCCTGGCCCAGCACTACTACCTGCCCGCCGTGTCGCGCGTTCTCATCAAGGTGCTGCAGCAGCTGCGCCGCGCCGACCTGCTGCCGCGCTGGCAGAGCGCGGAAGACGACGACCGCCGGG AGATTCCAAGAAAGGTTCTAAAGAGAAGCTATGACTGTGTGGATGGCGAACTG GACTGTTATGACCTGAGTGGCAAGCGGAAGGCTTTCCTCATGTGTGTGGAGAAGAACAGACCCGGGGCTCACCGGGACGTCATGCTAATGACCGAATGGCTTGGCCAATGCCAGTTTGAGCATACTTCGTGCATCGATCcaaacaaaatg GAGTTACTTGGGAAAATATCATCATTCCGGGATGGACTCAATGAAATTAAGGATGATGTTGGCTGTTGCCTTGTTACTCTTATGTCCCATGGGGAGAAAGGCTTTATTAAGATGAAAGATGGTGAGAGAGTCAGCCTGGAggacatttttgaaatgtttaataataaaaattgtccGGCACTTCAAGAGAAACCAAAGATCTTTATAATCCAGGCCTGCAGAGGAG agaaaagagataATGGTGTTGAGACAGACGATGAACCCATGGAGTCTGATGACGTATCTGAGAAGAGGAGGCTGCCCACGTTCAGTGATTACTTCATCATCTATCCAACCCAGGCAG ATGAAGCCGCCGTGAACACACGTGTGTACATCTTTGGGCGTATGTTTTTGTTCTCCTTGGGTAAATACGAAGAAGTGGAATGGTTGGTTCACATAGTAG ATCACGTTGCTTTACGGCACCCTCGCACGGGCTCGGTGATGATTGAAGCGATGGCTGAGGTCTTTAAACAGCATGGAAATAAGTGGCACATCGCTGACTTTTTCACCAAA ATTCGAATCCAGTTAAGCTTTCCAACACCCCTCAGGGACCTCCTGGGATTCACATCCCCTGTGACAGATGGGGGCGAGTCGGTGGCCGAGCTGGCACCCCAGCCTGGGCAGAGTGCTCCTAGAGTTCATGCCCTAATCACAATTACATATGAATTAGTCCACACCTGCCCAAGGTATGGtaactatttttgtttctttcaaatagaaagatttaattttaataatttacatatgaTGCTTAGCAGCCCTTCAAACTCCTTCTCACCTCATTTGAGGTCAGAGTTTGGTGGGGGTGGGACGTGGAAGGGAGGGACCACAGACAATTTTGACGCTCATTCCAACCAAATGCCCGAGTATTTTCTATCGCTCAATTTCTCTGAGAAAACAGTTTCTTGTCAGCTTCTCAGCAATGTTATAATAAAGACAGATTTGGCCAGCTGTAAATGGAAATCCATCGTAGCTAAGGCTAGCTGA
- the LOC123575783 gene encoding caspase-14-like isoform X6 — protein sequence MATSLGSGWRWGSDGRQAPPKITPTVEELQSRVQETLDLLSPRELSHFRVLLKTVDEGPRVSPLRLELEGGSKAGLARLLAQHYYLPAVSRVLIKVLQQLRRADLLPRWQSAEDDDRREIPRKVLKRSYDCVDGELDCYDLSGKRKAFLMCVEKNRPGAHRDVMLMTEWLGQCQFEHTSCIDPNKMELLGKISSFRDGLNEIKDDVGCCLVTLMSHGEKGFIKMKDGERVSLEDIFEMFNNKNCPALQEKPKIFIIQACRGEKRDNGVETDDEPMESDDVSEKRRLPTFSDYFIIYPTQADEAAVNTRVYIFGRMFLFSLGKYEEVEWLVHIVDHVALRHPRTGSVMIEAMAEVFKQHGNKWHIADFFTKD from the exons ATGGCGACGAGCCTTGGGAGCGGCTGGCGCTGGGGGTCCGACGGCCGCCAGGCGCCCCCGAAGATCACGCCGACCGTGGAGGAGCTGCAGAGCCGCGTGCAAGAGACGCTGGACCTGCTGTCCCCGCGGGAGCTGAGCCACTTCCGCGTCCTCCTCAAGACCGTGGACGAGGGGCCGCGCGTGAGCCCCCTGCGGCTGGAGCTGGAGGGCGGCAGCAAGGCGGGGCTGGCCCGTCTCCTGGCCCAGCACTACTACCTGCCCGCCGTGTCGCGCGTTCTCATCAAGGTGCTGCAGCAGCTGCGCCGCGCCGACCTGCTGCCGCGCTGGCAGAGCGCGGAAGACGACGACCGCCGGG AGATTCCAAGAAAGGTTCTAAAGAGAAGCTATGACTGTGTGGATGGCGAACTG GACTGTTATGACCTGAGTGGCAAGCGGAAGGCTTTCCTCATGTGTGTGGAGAAGAACAGACCCGGGGCTCACCGGGACGTCATGCTAATGACCGAATGGCTTGGCCAATGCCAGTTTGAGCATACTTCGTGCATCGATCcaaacaaaatg GAGTTACTTGGGAAAATATCATCATTCCGGGATGGACTCAATGAAATTAAGGATGATGTTGGCTGTTGCCTTGTTACTCTTATGTCCCATGGGGAGAAAGGCTTTATTAAGATGAAAGATGGTGAGAGAGTCAGCCTGGAggacatttttgaaatgtttaataataaaaattgtccGGCACTTCAAGAGAAACCAAAGATCTTTATAATCCAGGCCTGCAGAGGAG agaaaagagataATGGTGTTGAGACAGACGATGAACCCATGGAGTCTGATGACGTATCTGAGAAGAGGAGGCTGCCCACGTTCAGTGATTACTTCATCATCTATCCAACCCAGGCAG ATGAAGCCGCCGTGAACACACGTGTGTACATCTTTGGGCGTATGTTTTTGTTCTCCTTGGGTAAATACGAAGAAGTGGAATGGTTGGTTCACATAGTAG ATCACGTTGCTTTACGGCACCCTCGCACGGGCTCGGTGATGATTGAAGCGATGGCTGAGGTCTTTAAACAGCATGGAAATAAGTGGCACATCGCTGACTTTTTCACCAAA GATTGA
- the LOC123575783 gene encoding caspase-14-like isoform X9: MATSLGSGWRWGSDGRQAPPKITPTVEELQSRVQETLDLLSPRELSHFRVLLKTVDEGPRVSPLRLELEGGSKAGLARLLAQHYYLPAVSRVLIKVLQQLRRADLLPRWQSAEDDDRREIPRKVLKRSYDCVDGELDCYDLSGKRKAFLMCVEKNRPGAHRDVMLMTEWLGQCQFEHTSCIDPNKMELLGKISSFRDGLNEIKDDVGCCLVTLMSHGEKGFIKMKDGERVSLEDIFEMFNNKNCPALQEKPKIFIIQACRGEKRDNGVETDDEPMESDDVSEKRRLPTFSDYFIIYPTQAVL; encoded by the exons ATGGCGACGAGCCTTGGGAGCGGCTGGCGCTGGGGGTCCGACGGCCGCCAGGCGCCCCCGAAGATCACGCCGACCGTGGAGGAGCTGCAGAGCCGCGTGCAAGAGACGCTGGACCTGCTGTCCCCGCGGGAGCTGAGCCACTTCCGCGTCCTCCTCAAGACCGTGGACGAGGGGCCGCGCGTGAGCCCCCTGCGGCTGGAGCTGGAGGGCGGCAGCAAGGCGGGGCTGGCCCGTCTCCTGGCCCAGCACTACTACCTGCCCGCCGTGTCGCGCGTTCTCATCAAGGTGCTGCAGCAGCTGCGCCGCGCCGACCTGCTGCCGCGCTGGCAGAGCGCGGAAGACGACGACCGCCGGG AGATTCCAAGAAAGGTTCTAAAGAGAAGCTATGACTGTGTGGATGGCGAACTG GACTGTTATGACCTGAGTGGCAAGCGGAAGGCTTTCCTCATGTGTGTGGAGAAGAACAGACCCGGGGCTCACCGGGACGTCATGCTAATGACCGAATGGCTTGGCCAATGCCAGTTTGAGCATACTTCGTGCATCGATCcaaacaaaatg GAGTTACTTGGGAAAATATCATCATTCCGGGATGGACTCAATGAAATTAAGGATGATGTTGGCTGTTGCCTTGTTACTCTTATGTCCCATGGGGAGAAAGGCTTTATTAAGATGAAAGATGGTGAGAGAGTCAGCCTGGAggacatttttgaaatgtttaataataaaaattgtccGGCACTTCAAGAGAAACCAAAGATCTTTATAATCCAGGCCTGCAGAGGAG agaaaagagataATGGTGTTGAGACAGACGATGAACCCATGGAGTCTGATGACGTATCTGAGAAGAGGAGGCTGCCCACGTTCAGTGATTACTTCATCATCTATCCAACCCAGGCAG TGCTGTGA